Proteins encoded together in one Pseudomonas oryzicola window:
- a CDS encoding glucokinase: MKDLLVGDIGGTNARFALWRDNQLHAVKVFATEDYTSPEQAIEAYLEGQGIPRGDVVAACLAVAGPVNGDEFRFTNNHWRLSRLAFCQRLQIEQLLLINDFTAMALGMTRLRDGEFREVCPGQADLSRPALVIGPGTGLGVGSLLRVGERWCALPGEGGHVDLPVGNAREAAIHQQIHAQIGHVSAETVLSGGGLLRLYQAICALDGDTPRHKTPAQITDAALGGEPRALAVIEQFCRFLGRVAGNNVLTLGARGGVYIVGGVIPRFAELFLRSGFAASFADKGCMSGYFAGVPVWLVTAEFSGLLGAGVALQQALDHG; encoded by the coding sequence ATGAAGGACCTGCTGGTTGGCGACATCGGCGGCACCAATGCCCGTTTTGCGTTATGGCGTGACAACCAGCTACATGCAGTGAAAGTCTTCGCCACCGAGGACTACACCAGCCCGGAACAGGCCATCGAGGCTTACCTTGAAGGCCAGGGCATTCCTCGCGGTGACGTGGTTGCTGCCTGCCTGGCGGTGGCCGGGCCGGTCAATGGCGACGAGTTCCGCTTCACCAACAACCATTGGCGCCTGAGCCGTCTGGCGTTCTGCCAGCGGCTGCAGATCGAGCAGCTGCTGCTGATCAACGACTTCACCGCCATGGCGCTGGGCATGACCCGCCTGCGCGATGGCGAGTTCCGCGAGGTGTGTCCGGGCCAGGCCGACCTTTCGCGCCCGGCGTTGGTCATCGGCCCGGGTACCGGTCTGGGTGTCGGCTCCCTCTTGCGTGTGGGTGAGCGTTGGTGCGCCTTGCCGGGTGAGGGCGGGCACGTCGACCTGCCGGTGGGCAATGCCCGCGAAGCCGCGATTCACCAGCAGATTCACGCCCAGATCGGCCACGTCAGCGCTGAAACCGTGCTCAGTGGCGGTGGCCTGCTGCGCCTCTACCAGGCAATCTGTGCACTGGACGGCGACACACCCAGACACAAGACCCCTGCGCAGATCACCGATGCTGCGCTGGGCGGCGAACCACGGGCGCTGGCGGTGATCGAGCAGTTCTGCCGGTTCCTCGGCCGAGTGGCGGGTAACAATGTGCTGACGCTGGGCGCGCGCGGTGGGGTCTATATTGTTGGCGGTGTGATCCCGCGTTTTGCCGAGCTGTTCCTGCGCAGCGGGTTTGCCGCCAGCTTTGCCGACAAGGGCTGCATGAGTGGCTATTTCGCCGGGGTGCCGGTATGGCTGGTGACGGCGGAATTTTCCGGGTTGCTGGGGGCTGGAGTGGCCTTGCAGCAGGCGCTGGATCACGGATAG
- the gap gene encoding type I glyceraldehyde-3-phosphate dehydrogenase, which produces MTLRIAINGFGRIGRNVLRALYTQGYRQDLQVVAINDLGDSAMNAHLLKYDSVHGTFDASVEADHESLTVNGDRIAVSAIRNPAELPWKAEAIDVVFECTGLFTERAKAAAHLAAGAGKVIVSAPAKGADATVVYGVNHDILRASHQVISNASCTTNCLAPIAQVLHREFGIEQGLMTTIHAYTNDQVLTDVYHGDPYRARSATQSMIPSKTGAAEAVGLVLPELAGKLTGMAVRVPVINVSLVDLTVNLRREATADQVNQLFLEASKHSRVLGYNALPLVSCDFNHNPLSSIFDANHTRANGRMLKVLAWYDNEWGFSNRMLDNCLALCRAR; this is translated from the coding sequence ATGACTTTACGCATCGCCATCAATGGATTCGGCCGCATCGGGCGCAACGTCCTGCGCGCACTGTATACCCAAGGCTACCGCCAGGACCTGCAGGTCGTCGCCATCAATGACCTGGGCGACAGCGCCATGAACGCCCACTTGCTCAAGTACGACAGCGTGCACGGCACCTTTGACGCCAGCGTCGAGGCTGACCACGAAAGCCTGACGGTCAATGGTGACCGTATCGCCGTCAGCGCCATCCGCAACCCGGCCGAACTGCCCTGGAAGGCCGAGGCGATCGACGTGGTGTTCGAATGCACCGGGCTGTTCACCGAGCGCGCCAAGGCTGCCGCGCACCTGGCTGCGGGGGCAGGCAAGGTGATCGTCTCGGCACCCGCCAAAGGTGCCGATGCCACCGTGGTATACGGCGTCAACCATGACATCCTGCGGGCCTCGCACCAGGTCATTTCCAACGCCTCCTGCACCACCAACTGCCTGGCGCCGATTGCCCAGGTGCTGCACCGCGAGTTCGGTATCGAGCAAGGCCTGATGACCACCATCCATGCCTATACCAATGACCAGGTGCTGACCGACGTGTATCACGGCGACCCGTACCGCGCACGCTCGGCGACCCAGTCGATGATCCCCAGCAAGACCGGGGCCGCCGAGGCCGTAGGCCTGGTGCTGCCGGAACTGGCCGGCAAGCTGACCGGCATGGCGGTGCGCGTGCCGGTGATCAACGTGTCGCTGGTGGATCTCACCGTCAACCTCCGACGCGAGGCCACGGCCGATCAGGTCAACCAGCTGTTCCTCGAAGCCAGCAAGCATTCGCGGGTACTGGGCTACAACGCCTTGCCGCTGGTTTCCTGCGATTTCAACCACAACCCGCTGTCGTCGATCTTCGATGCCAACCATACCCGGGCCAACGGGCGCATGCTCAAGGTGCTGGCCTGGTATGACAACGAGTGGGGCTTCTCCAACCGTATGCTGGATAACTGCCTGGCGCTGTGCCGGGCACGCTGA
- the edd gene encoding phosphogluconate dehydratase has translation MHPRILEVTQRLVERSRATRERYLQLIRGAASEGPMRASLQCANFAHGVAGCGSEDKQTLRLMNAANVAIVSAYNDMLSAHQPYLHFPEQIKQALREVGSVGQFAGGVPAMCDGVTQGEPGMELAIASREVIAMSTAVALSHNMFDAALMLGICDKIVPGLMMGALRFGHLPTIFVPGGPMVSGISNKQKADVRQRYAEGKASREELLESEMKSYHSPGTCTFYGTANTNQLVMEVMGLHLPGASFVNPYTPLRDALTAEAAQQVTRMTKASGNFMPLGEIVDEKALVNSIVALHATGGSTNHTLHIPAIAQAAGIQLTWQDMADLSEVVPTLSHVYPNGKADINHFQAAGGMAFLIRELLDAGLLHEDVNTVAGHGLRRYTREPFLDDGKLVWREGPQHSLDESILRPVARPFSAEGGLRVMEGNLGRGVMKVSAVAPEHQVVEAPARVFHDQQSLADAFKAGELERDFVAVVRFQGPRCNGMPELHKLTPFLGVLQDRGYKVALVTDGRMSGASGKIPAAIHVCPEAYDGGPLARVRDGDIVRVDGVEGTLRVMVSAEELASRDLPPAPQGNDLGCGRELFGFMRMAFSPAEQGASAFTSALENLK, from the coding sequence ATGCATCCGCGCATCCTTGAGGTCACCCAGCGGCTGGTCGAGCGCAGCCGTGCCACCCGCGAACGCTACCTGCAGCTGATTCGCGGCGCGGCCAGTGAAGGCCCCATGCGTGCCAGCCTGCAATGCGCCAACTTCGCCCACGGCGTGGCCGGTTGCGGCAGCGAGGACAAGCAGACCCTGCGCCTGATGAACGCGGCCAACGTGGCCATCGTCTCGGCCTACAACGACATGCTCTCGGCGCACCAGCCGTACCTGCACTTCCCCGAGCAGATCAAGCAGGCCCTGCGCGAGGTCGGTTCGGTCGGCCAGTTTGCCGGTGGCGTACCGGCCATGTGCGATGGCGTGACCCAGGGCGAGCCGGGCATGGAACTGGCCATTGCCAGCCGTGAAGTGATCGCCATGTCCACCGCCGTGGCCCTGTCGCACAACATGTTCGACGCTGCGCTGATGCTGGGCATCTGCGACAAGATCGTCCCCGGGCTGATGATGGGCGCACTGCGCTTCGGCCACCTGCCGACCATTTTCGTCCCGGGCGGGCCGATGGTGTCCGGCATCTCCAACAAGCAGAAGGCCGACGTGCGCCAGCGCTACGCCGAGGGCAAGGCCAGCCGCGAGGAGCTGCTGGAGTCGGAGATGAAGTCCTACCACAGCCCGGGCACCTGTACCTTCTACGGTACGGCCAACACCAACCAGCTGGTAATGGAAGTGATGGGCCTGCACTTGCCCGGCGCTTCCTTCGTCAACCCGTACACGCCGCTGCGTGACGCCCTCACTGCCGAGGCTGCGCAGCAGGTCACGCGCATGACCAAGGCCAGCGGCAACTTCATGCCGCTGGGCGAAATCGTCGATGAAAAGGCGCTGGTCAACTCCATCGTCGCCCTGCACGCCACCGGCGGTTCGACCAACCATACCCTGCATATTCCGGCGATTGCCCAGGCTGCTGGGATCCAGCTGACCTGGCAGGACATGGCCGACCTGTCCGAAGTGGTGCCGACCCTGTCCCACGTCTACCCCAACGGCAAGGCCGACATCAACCACTTCCAGGCGGCTGGCGGTATGGCCTTCCTGATCCGCGAGCTGCTCGATGCCGGCTTGCTGCACGAGGACGTCAACACCGTGGCCGGCCATGGCCTGCGCCGCTACACCCGGGAACCGTTCCTCGACGACGGCAAACTGGTGTGGCGCGAAGGGCCGCAGCACAGCCTGGACGAAAGCATCCTGCGCCCGGTGGCTCGACCGTTCTCGGCCGAAGGCGGCCTGCGGGTGATGGAAGGCAACCTTGGCCGAGGCGTGATGAAGGTGTCCGCGGTCGCCCCGGAGCACCAGGTGGTCGAAGCCCCGGCACGGGTATTCCACGACCAGCAGTCGCTGGCCGATGCCTTCAAGGCCGGCGAGCTGGAGCGCGACTTCGTTGCCGTGGTGCGCTTCCAGGGCCCGCGCTGCAACGGCATGCCGGAACTGCACAAGCTCACGCCGTTCCTCGGTGTGCTGCAGGATCGCGGCTACAAGGTGGCGCTGGTCACCGACGGGCGCATGTCCGGTGCCTCCGGCAAGATCCCGGCAGCCATCCACGTCTGCCCCGAAGCGTATGACGGTGGCCCGCTGGCGCGGGTGCGCGACGGTGATATCGTGCGGGTTGACGGCGTCGAAGGCACGCTGCGGGTGATGGTGTCGGCCGAGGAACTGGCCAGCCGCGACCTGCCACCCGCTCCCCAGGGCAACGACCTGGGCTGCGGGCGCGAGCTGTTCGGCTTCATGCGCATGGCGTTCAGCCCGGCAGAGCAGGGCGCCAGTGCCTTCACCTCGGCCCTGGAGAACCTCAAATGA